A stretch of the Capsicum annuum cultivar UCD-10X-F1 chromosome 8, UCD10Xv1.1, whole genome shotgun sequence genome encodes the following:
- the LOC124886722 gene encoding uncharacterized protein LOC124886722, producing MSKVAKVDQRVKEYLEEAGRRYIVDIERDTCNYGRYQIDEIPCPHGIAVLQSKNVDVKDYGRYCSELQEDWNVPGFVDDEEVLPPKYRRPPGRPKKGRHLKSSESLSSNSNRCGKCGRAGHNRRTCGFFPKES from the exons atgtcAAAGGTTGCTAAGGTTGATCAAAGAGTCAAGGAATATCTGGAGGAAGCTG GACGAAGGTACATTGTAGATATTGAGCGTGACACGTGCAATTATGGCCggtatcaaattgatgaaataccttgtccacatggaATTGCCGTATTACAAAGTAAAAATGTGGATGTAAAGGATTATGGTCGTTATTGCTCTGAATT ACAAGAAGATTGGAATGTTCCAGGttttgttgatgatgaagaagTTTTGCCGCCCAAATATCGAAGACCTCCTGGTAGGCCAAAAAAAGGAAGGCATCTGAAATCAAGTGAATCATTGTCTTCAAATTCGAACCGCTGCGGTAAATGTGGACGAGCCGGTCACAATCGTAGGACTTGTGGTTTCTTTCCAAAGGAATCATGA
- the LOC107840626 gene encoding O-fucosyltransferase 6 isoform X1 produces the protein MKKRKHESLFVGTFQIIVHTLLFRRRRRIHRLLPVISAVLSGALLFFFVFFSPPITSHHHPLINPISFNNATTEFQMNLQKEQVFRVPMGGGSLSGDVWNSKQSKFYHGCSNSSNHFPSAEVNTHPNRYLMIATSGGLNQQRTGIVDAVVAAHILNAVLVVPQLDQKSYWKDSSNFSEIFDVDWFISQVSKDVKVIRNLPTNRDKVITPYTTRVPRKCNAKCYQTRILPILKKKHAVQLTKFDYRLSNRLDTNMQKLRCRVNYHALKFTDPIIEMGRKLVERIRMKSKHFVALHLRFEPDMLAFSGCYYGGGDKERKELGKIRKRWKTLHARNPDKERRNGKCPLTPEEIGLMLRALGFGNDVHIYVASGEIYGGEETLAPLKALFPNIYSKETFASKEELAPFSSFSSRMAALDFIVCDESDVFVSNNNGNMARMLSGRRRYFNHKPTIRPNAKKLYKLLLNRNNVTWEEFASQVRTSQIGFMGEPMEVKPGRGEFHENPSACICADSEMDTGSATSSARRDMIEVTDGQVSEEEQEWSDTEYSENELEI, from the exons ATGAAGAAGAGAAAACACGAGTCGTTGTTTGTTGGAACATTCCAAATCATTGTCCATACTCTGTTATTCAGAAGACGCCGCCGCATTCACCGTCTCCTTCCTGTTATATCTGCTGTTTTATCCGGcgctcttctttttttctttgtgtttttctCTCCTCCCATCACCTCCCACCACCATCCCCTTATCAATCCCATCTCG TTCAATAATGCGACGACGGAGTTTCAGATGAACCTGCAAAAAGAACAAGTCTTTCGTGTTCCG ATGGGTGGAGGGAGTTTAAGCGGAGACGTATGGAATTCGAAGCAATCAAAATTCTACCATGGCTGCAGTAATTCCAGCAATCATTTTCCAA GTGCAGAGGTTAATACTCATCCCAATAGGTACTTGATGATTGCAACTAGTGGAGGCTTGAATCAACAGAGAACTGGG ATTGTAGATGCAGTTGTTGCAGCTCATATTTTGAATGCTGTCCTTGTAGTTCCACAACTCGACCAGAAATCCTACTGGAAAGATTCAAG TAACTTCTCTGAGATTTTTGATGTTGACTGGTTTATATCACAAGTCTCGAAAGATGTCAAAGTTATTCGGAATCTTCCAACAAACAGAGATAAAGTCATAACTCCATATACAACGCGGGTTCCAAGGAAGTGCAATGCCAAGTGTTATCAAACTCGCATCCttcctattttaaagaaaaagcaT GCCGTTCAGCTAACAAAATTTGACTATAGGCTTTCCAATCGGTTGGATACCAATATGCAGAAGCTAAGATGCAGAGTCAATTACCATGCATTGAAGTTTACTGATCCCATAATTGAGATGGGCAGAAAATTGGTTGAAAGGATAAGAATGAAAAGCAAGCACTTTGTTGCGTTGCATCTGAG GTTTGAACCAGATATGCTTGCATTCTCTGGGTGCTATTATGGTGGAGGAGACAAGGAAAGGAAAGAACTGGGTAAAATAAGAAAGAGGTGGAAGACATTACAT GCAAGAAACCCGGATAAGGAACGAAGGAATGGAAAATGCCCTCTCACTCCTGAGGAAATTGGTCTTATGCTTAGAGCACTTGGTTTCGGTAATGATGTTCACATTTATGTGGCATCTGGCGAGATTTATGGTGGAGAGGAGACATTGGCTCCTCTCAAGGCTCTATTTCCAAATATTTATTCCAAAGAAACATTTGCCAGCAAGGAGGAGTTAGCACCATTCTCTTCCTTCTCTTCTAGGATGGCTGCATTAGATTTCATTGTTTGCGATGAGAGTGATGTTTTTGTATCCAACAATAATGGTAATATGGCAAGAATGCTCTCTGGGAGAAG GAGATATTTTAATCACAAGCCGACTATCCGCCCAAATGCAAAGAAGCTTTATAAGTTGCTCCTTAATCGAAATAACGTGACATGGGAAGAGTTTGCCTCACAAGTTCGAACGTCTCAAATAGGCTTCATGGGCGAACCTATGGAGGTAAAGCCAGGCAGGGGAGAGTTTCATGAAAACCCATCAGCATGTATTTGTGCAGATTCGGAAATGGATACCGGTTCTGCTACTAGTAGTGCTAGGAGAGATATGATTGAAGTAACTGATGGTCAGGTTAGTGAAGAAGAGCAAGAATGGTCTGATACAGAATATTCAGAGAATGAACTTGAAATTTGA
- the LOC107840626 gene encoding O-fucosyltransferase 6 isoform X2, translating into MKKRKHESLFVGTFQIIVHTLLFRRRRRIHRLLPVISAVLSGALLFFFVFFSPPITSHHHPLINPISFNNATTEFQMNLQKEQVFRVPMGGGSLSGDVWNSKQSKFYHGCSNSSNHFPSAEVNTHPNRYLMIATSGGLNQQRTGIVDAVVAAHILNAVLVVPQLDQKSYWKDSSNFSEIFDVDWFISQVSKDVKVIRNLPTNRDKVITPYTTRVPRKCNAKCYQTRILPILKKKHAVQLTKFDYRLSNRLDTNMQKLRCRVNYHALKFTDPIIEMGRKLVERIRMKSKHFVALHLRFEPDMLAFSGCYYGGGDKERKELGKIRKRWKTLHARNPDKERRNGKCPLTPEEIGLMLRALGFGNDVHIYVASGEIYGGEETLAPLKALFPNIYSKETFASKEELAPFSSFSSRMAALDFIVCDESDVFVSNNNGNMARMLSGRR; encoded by the exons ATGAAGAAGAGAAAACACGAGTCGTTGTTTGTTGGAACATTCCAAATCATTGTCCATACTCTGTTATTCAGAAGACGCCGCCGCATTCACCGTCTCCTTCCTGTTATATCTGCTGTTTTATCCGGcgctcttctttttttctttgtgtttttctCTCCTCCCATCACCTCCCACCACCATCCCCTTATCAATCCCATCTCG TTCAATAATGCGACGACGGAGTTTCAGATGAACCTGCAAAAAGAACAAGTCTTTCGTGTTCCG ATGGGTGGAGGGAGTTTAAGCGGAGACGTATGGAATTCGAAGCAATCAAAATTCTACCATGGCTGCAGTAATTCCAGCAATCATTTTCCAA GTGCAGAGGTTAATACTCATCCCAATAGGTACTTGATGATTGCAACTAGTGGAGGCTTGAATCAACAGAGAACTGGG ATTGTAGATGCAGTTGTTGCAGCTCATATTTTGAATGCTGTCCTTGTAGTTCCACAACTCGACCAGAAATCCTACTGGAAAGATTCAAG TAACTTCTCTGAGATTTTTGATGTTGACTGGTTTATATCACAAGTCTCGAAAGATGTCAAAGTTATTCGGAATCTTCCAACAAACAGAGATAAAGTCATAACTCCATATACAACGCGGGTTCCAAGGAAGTGCAATGCCAAGTGTTATCAAACTCGCATCCttcctattttaaagaaaaagcaT GCCGTTCAGCTAACAAAATTTGACTATAGGCTTTCCAATCGGTTGGATACCAATATGCAGAAGCTAAGATGCAGAGTCAATTACCATGCATTGAAGTTTACTGATCCCATAATTGAGATGGGCAGAAAATTGGTTGAAAGGATAAGAATGAAAAGCAAGCACTTTGTTGCGTTGCATCTGAG GTTTGAACCAGATATGCTTGCATTCTCTGGGTGCTATTATGGTGGAGGAGACAAGGAAAGGAAAGAACTGGGTAAAATAAGAAAGAGGTGGAAGACATTACAT GCAAGAAACCCGGATAAGGAACGAAGGAATGGAAAATGCCCTCTCACTCCTGAGGAAATTGGTCTTATGCTTAGAGCACTTGGTTTCGGTAATGATGTTCACATTTATGTGGCATCTGGCGAGATTTATGGTGGAGAGGAGACATTGGCTCCTCTCAAGGCTCTATTTCCAAATATTTATTCCAAAGAAACATTTGCCAGCAAGGAGGAGTTAGCACCATTCTCTTCCTTCTCTTCTAGGATGGCTGCATTAGATTTCATTGTTTGCGATGAGAGTGATGTTTTTGTATCCAACAATAATGGTAATATGGCAAGAATGCTCTCTGGGAGAAGGTAA